A portion of the Corticium candelabrum chromosome 5, ooCorCand1.1, whole genome shotgun sequence genome contains these proteins:
- the LOC134180553 gene encoding uncharacterized protein LOC134180553: MIETGVRICRLSKTIILPTLLSLQWYDHVYRNCKNYSTASTRATEQNRPEQSDTSVKETTPPLPCGYEGTLSDDKDDIQLSEWETNKTTSWCEAESNQGTASESDMKEGSRSDANDKRTRKRGRNEKETLSPTPDTNTQLKQRKKKKKKAREKSATEHPHVENQDACGTLPAPV, from the exons ATGATTGAAACAGGAGTTCGA ATATGCAG ACTGTCCAAAACCATCATCCTTCCCACGCTGTTATCATTGCAATGGTACGACCATGTGTATAGAAACTGTAAAAACTATAGTACGGCTAGCACAAGAGCTACAGAACAGAACAGACCAGAACAGTCTGACACATCTGTGAAAGAGACTACACCACCACTACCTTGTGGTTATGAGGGTACCTTATCAGATGACAAAGATGACATCCAACTCAGTGAATGGGAGACAAATAAGACAACAAGCTGGTGTGAAGCAGAATCAAATCAAGGAACGGCAAGTGAAAGTGACATGAAAGAGGGCTCTCGGAGTGATGCAAACGATAAGAGAACACGCAAAAGAGGaaggaatgaaaaagaaacacTCTCACCAACACCTGACACGAATACACAgctaaaacaaagaaagaagaaaaagaagaaagcaCGAGAGAAATCAGCTACTGAACACCCGCATGTGGAAAACCAGGACGCATGTGGGACATTGCCAGCTCCAGTCTAG